Proteins from a single region of Styela clava chromosome 1, kaStyClav1.hap1.2, whole genome shotgun sequence:
- the LOC120344536 gene encoding uncharacterized protein LOC120344536, with product MHSKCIFLLILLGGIEVEICATFRLPSRSSLFQNIRTIQRPKPSIIPVRIKPTLSIMTQATQFFLVLGSAAGLGKYPYAVYIEMGNGVDRCGGSLLSRDWVLTAAHCVDGSYSPTKIIIGSNYNDGSDPNAVTRTMKQKCCHKDYNSLTKANDICLIKLSSPVIYSSRIQKATLPQANTKAPDDKECTVVGWGLNENFKLLPGLQEADVYIINQRQCKTWYAEESVTIPDHHFCAGHVGGGPDTCGGDSGGPFVTKENGVYVLRGITSFGPIDCGKAKRPGVYTRVSSYVSWITSKMIQPCTGKLQYSWSSWDVSCTVTCGAGHETKARKCRDSSGLIVHPSNCEGSQFETGLCHLPDCSEVYSWSGWDVSCTVTCGKGHETKQRKCQNAAGAIVHPSNCIGSQFETGSCHLPDCPKEYSWSPWDVSCTVTCGRGHQTKSRKCQTPKGKIVHPSNCIGSQFDTGFCHFPDCPKEFSWGPWDVSCTVTCGKGHETKARTCYNSVGAVVHSTNCIGSQFETGNCYFPDCPKGDGTYRWGEWRDWSRCRVRNNCKGFRSSIRYCYIGENDVEPSLCISNIGGDYYREESCQYSNC from the exons ATGCATTCCAAATGTATCTTTCTGTTGATTTTGCTTGGAGGGATTGAGGTAGAAATTTGTGCAACGTTTA GACTGCCTTCAAGATCAAGTCTATTCCAAAACATACGTACAATTCAAAGGCCAAAGCCAAGTATTATCCCAGTCAGAATCAAGCCAACGCTTAGCATTATGACTCAGGcaacacaattttttcttgtccTCGGTTCTGCTGCAGGTCTCGGAAAATATCCGTATGCTGTATATATTGAAATGGGAAACGGAGTGGATAGATGCGGTGGATCTCTACTATCAAGAGACTGGGTTTTGACAGCGGCTCATTGCGTGGACGGGAG TTACTCGCCAACTAAGATAATAATTGGTTCTAATTATAATGATGGTTCTGATCCAAATGCTGTTACcaggacaatgaaacaaaagtGCTGCCATAAAG ACTATAACTCATTAACAAAGGCAAATGACATATGCTTGATAAAGTTATCTTCGCCAGTGATATACAGCTCTAGAATTCAAAAAGCTACACTACCACAAGCAAACACCAAAGCACCTGACGACAAAGAGTGTACCGTAGTGGGATGGGGCTTGAACGAAA atTTCAAACTTCTTCCTGGATTGCAAGAGGCGGATGTATACATAATTAACCAACGTCAATGCAAAACTTGGTATGCGGAAGAGTCTGTCACTATTCCAGATCATCATTTTTGTGCAGG ACACGTTGGCGGTGGCCCCGACACGTGCGGAGGCGACAGTGGTGGCCCATTCGTGACAAAGGAAAATGGAGTCTACGTATTGCGGGGAATTACAAGTTTTGGTCCCATAGACTGCGGAAAGGCAAAACGGCCTGGCGTATATACAAGAGTCAGCAGTTACGTATCATGGATAACAAGCAAAATGATTCAACCCTGTACAGGAAAGTTGC AATATAGTTGGAGTTCATGGGATGTATCCTGTACAGTTACTTGCGGGGCGGGTCACGAGACAAAAGCACGAAAATGTCGAGATTCGTCGGGCCTGATAGTGCATCCGAGTAACTGCGAAGGTTCACAATTTGAGACTGGTCTTTGTCATCTTCCTGATTGTTCAGAAG TGTACAGTTGGAGTGGTTGGGATGTGTCCTGTACTGTTACATGCGGAAAAGGCCACGAAACAAAACAACGGAAATGCCAGAATGCTGCTGGAGCTATAGTTCACCCGAGCAACTGCATAGGTTCGCAGTTTGAGACTGGTTCTTGTCACCTTCCAGATTGCCCCAAAG AATACAGTTGGAGTCCATGGGATGTGTCCTGCACCGTTACTTGTGGGAGAGGTCACCAGACAAAATCGCGTAAATGTCAAACTCCCAAAGGAAAAATTGTTCACCCAAGTAATTGCATTGGATCTCAATTTGACACTGGTTTCTGTCATTTTCCGGATTGTCCAAAAG AATTCAGCTGGGGTCCTTGGGATGTATCTTGCACTGTTACCTGCGGGAAAGGTCACGAGACGAAAGCGCGAACTTGCTACAATTCTGTGGGCGCTGTAGTTCACTCAACAAACTGCATAGGTTCGCAATTTGAGACAGGAAACTGTTATTTTCCGGATTGTCCCAAAG GAGACGGTACCTACAGATGGGGCGAATGGAGAGATTGGTCTCGATGTCGAGTGAGAAATAACTGTAAAGGATTCCGCTCATCTATTAGATATTGTTATATTGGAGAAAAT GACGTGGAACCTAGTCTTTGCATAAGCAACATTGGAGGAGATTACTATCGAGAAGAATCGTGCCAATATTCAAACTGCTGA